The Mauremys reevesii isolate NIE-2019 linkage group 1, ASM1616193v1, whole genome shotgun sequence genome has a segment encoding these proteins:
- the LOC120409411 gene encoding zinc finger protein 883-like isoform X1, producing MESLRGPYTDDAIARENEEENPQLKLDTEKKLDTHAGPINCRRPHGRENHYQCTECRKSFSVHSALIKHHRIHTGEKPYQCSECGKSFSVSSTLVTHQRIHTGERPYKCVQCGKSFNQSSHLTQHQKIHKGEKPCTCTESGEGFTDSSTCVKHPGLHAGVGPYKCAECGKSFNRSSTLYNHNRIHTGEKRYKCDECGKSFSVSSNLIRHQKIHTEQRPYKCLECRKSFSLSSDLEAHQRLHLGEKPHKCSECEKSFDQESQLLKHQRVHAGENSYECVECGKSFSRKGNLLRHQEIHTGDKPYQCNECGKSFSRSSSLMQHQRIHTGEKPYSCIECGKNFSFSSQLTTHQRIHTGERPYKCNECGKSFVDSSGLIQHRRIHTGEKPYQCTECGKSFRQNSVLIQHRRTHTGDKPFECGECGERFSQSSTLITHQRIHTGERPYHCSECGKSFSESSHLTQHRRIHTGDKPYKCGECGKSFIQSSQLTTHQRIHTGDKPYQCHTCGKSFSDSSALTQHQRVHTGERPYQCTECGRSFSQSSALVQHWRIHTGDKPYECTECGKTFSQSAGLTQHRSTHAGERH from the exons ATGGAGAGCCTTAGAGGCCCCTATACAG ATGACGCAATTGCGAGAGAAAACGAAGAGGAGAATCCTCAGCTAAAGCTAGACACAGAAAAGAAACTAGACACACATGCTGGCCCCATTAACTGTCGGAGGCCACACGGCAGAGAAAATCACTATCAATGTACAGAatgtaggaaaagcttcagtgttCATTCGGCGCTGATCAAACACCacagaatccacaccggagagaaaccctatcagtgcagtgaatgtgggaagagcttcagtgTAAGCTCGACGCTGGTTACTCATCAGAGGATCCatacaggggagaggccctacaaatgcgtgcagtgtgggaagagcttcaatCAAAGCTCACACCTCACTCAGCATCAGAAGATCCACAAGGGAGAGAAGCCATGTACATGTACTGAATCTGGAGAAGGCTTTACTGACAGCTCAACGTGCGTGAAACATCCAGGACTGCATGCTGGAGTGGGACCCTATAAATGCgctgaatgtgggaaaagcttcaatcggagctccaCTCTCTACAACCACAACaggatccacacgggagagaaacgcTACAAATGtgatgagtgtgggaaaagcttcagtgtgAGCTCCAACCTcatcaggcatcagaaaatccacacagagCAGAGACCCTATAAGTGTCTTGAATGTCGTAAGAGCTTCAGCCTGAGCTCAGATCTGGAAGCGCATCAGAGGCTTCACCTGGGAGAGAAACCCCACAAATGTTCTGAGTGCGAGAAAAGCTTTGATCAGGAGTCGCAGCTCCTGAAACATCAGCGAGTTCACGCTGGGGAAAACTCATATGAATGTGTGGAGTGTGGGAAGAGCTTTAGTAGGAAGGGGAACCTCCTGAGACACCAGGAGATCCACACTGGGGACAAACCCTACCAGTGTaatgaatgtgggaaaagcttcagccgGAGTTCATCGCTCATGCAGCATCAGCggatccacactggagagaaaccctacagcTGCATCGAATGTGGCAAGAACTTCAGCTTTAGCTCCCAGCTCACCACCCACCAgcggatccacacaggggagcggccCTACAAATGTaacgagtgcgggaaaagctttgtgGATAGCTCAGGTCTCATTCAGCATCggagaattcacacaggagagaagccctaccaatgcactgagtgtgggaagagcttccgGCAGAACTCGGTGCTGATTCAACACCGGAGAACTCACACCGGTGACAAGCCCTTCGAGTGTGGGGAGTGTGGGGAACGCTTTAGCCAAAGCTCCACGCTGATCACACATCAAAGGATtcacaccggggagcggccctacCACTGCAGcgagtgcgggaagagcttcagcGAGAGCTCGCACCTCACGCagcataggagaatccacacgggggacaAGCCCTACAAGTGTGgtgagtgtgggaagagcttcatTCAGAGCTCGCAGCTCACCACccaccagaggatccacacaggagacaaACCCTACCAGTGCCACAcctgtgggaagagcttcagtgACAGCTCGGCGCTCACCCAGCATCAGAGAGTCCACACGGGGGAGCGACCATACCAATGCACGGAATGTGGGAGGAGCTTCAGCCAGAGCTCGGCCCTGGTGCAGCACTGGAGGATCCACACTGGAGATAAGCCCTATGAGTGCACCGAATGTGGGAAGACTTTCAGCCAGAGCGCAGGGCTCACTCAGCACCGGAGCACCCATGCGGGAGAGAGACACTGA